The sequence below is a genomic window from Pagrus major chromosome 20, Pma_NU_1.0.
ACATGTGTAATCATAAACTCCTCTTCAGTCCTTGTAAATCTCCAAGATGTTCAGAAGTATTATTATAGGATTAGGACTTGACCTCATTGTTCTCAATGGTATGTAAGGCTGACAATCTGCATATCACATGACCTTATAGTGAAGAAGACAGCTAGCaagtaaacatggatgtaaacaatgcaggtttcaaaatgttaaaaaaatcaactttgcAAATAATTAATGAGGCAGGAACAAATTCAACACGTTTGTAAGACTTAAAGGATGCACACTGGATGTGAACAACTTTTGCCCGtgacaagaaaactccacagggttcCTTTGAATTCCTAAACGCAGCTGACTCTTTCAGAAAAAGTCTATAAGAACCACAATTGTAACACCAAGGCTCAAACCACGCAACTGTTTGCTGAATGCAGCAAACGTCATCATTGACAGGGCctacaaacccacagagaaacaCTCACCCTGCATACGAAGCACTGTGGGTGCCAGAGAGAGTTGAGAGCTGAGATGTAGTTTTCCAGGATGGGCTGGCTGCAGCCTTGACAGCGAGAAGCAAACAGAGTCAAGAAGCACTGCTGGCAGTACTGCTGGCCCTCCCGGTCATGGAAACCTGCAGAGGATACAGGCAAAGCTTTGAATTTGTCCATTTTTGTGCCAAAGATTAAGTGTTTCCTCTGACTTCTTGACAGCGTGAAAGGGCCTTTGCAACAGAACATAAAGTTTCCTGTGAAAACCTTacaaactaaatgtttttaaggaggTTAACAGCTTTTGAAAACGGGGTTAATGAGCCCCAAGGGGTCTTACAGTATGTTAAAATCCATAAAAACTGATTTCTAGCTTctataaacaacaaacaaccatCATGTTAATCTTGCTCaatcattaaattaattattagtTGAATATGTTTAGGTTGTACAGTGTTTTTAAGCCCATAAGCATGACCCCGCTGAAGTTCACTGTGAACAATTGTGTGTTGAGCCCAGACAGGATGTGCCGCCCATTACCTTCCTCTCCGAACGCCCGGCTGCACTTAACGCAGCAGAAACACTCTGGGTGCCAGTTCTTATCCAGAGCGGTGACCATTTTCTAAACAAGAggaatgaaaagtaaaacagaTTCAAGTTATTCGTGTAAATGGAGCTGTTCATGTCAGAATGGGCTCAGAGTTACATGAGACATGCACATCCAAGTCTCTCACATTTAGAATGGGCTTGTTGCATTGTGCACAGTGAGGGGAGAAGAGCGTGAAGTAGTCCGACTCGCAGTACGGCCGTCCATCCTTCTCAAAGAAGTTGCGGCTGCCTAACTCCGTCTCACACTCGCTGCACACAAAGTGCTCTGGATGCCACACCTTTCCAAGAGCCGTGACCACCTGCACGAGCAAACAGTACAGAGTTGGTTAATGAACAACATTCCCCtaatatctttatctttatgaAAGACGTTAGATTTACTTTCATGATATTGTTACAATTGATAGAGTTCATATACTTTTTGCAAAATGGTTCTAAGTATCAGATATTAATAGACTCACAAGTATATACTTATTCTGTTAACTCACCTGTCCTACAACTGGCTTCTGACAAGCTGAACAGTTTCCCTTGGAGGACGTTTGAACTCCCTGTCGGCTCAAGTCTGACTGAAGCAGCCCCAGCATGCTGTCCAATGAGCCGCCAGACGAGGTCTGTGCTGGGGGGGCGGCGGGCTGCTGTGGTGCTGTCACCACTGGAGTGACGGGGGCAGCTGGCTGGGAGAGAACAAATACAAATGATGGATGGCACATCTGTCTTTGGGATTTTAATTCTCCAAGAGTTCATTGTCAACCGACAGTTGGTCTGAAATTAATTGCTGTGAAAGACAGCGACTGTAGAGCTTTTGACAACCAGATATGAGGATTTGTGAGACACAACGAGCTGAGATAGAAAGAAAGGGAGCAtagaaaaagacacaagatCTGCTTTTAACATTGTACTGTCTGTCAAGGTTTTTTGGAAGCAAAGGAAGAAATCCTGATATTAACATTGATTCTTAATAGCTTCATATATTGTGTACATTTGGACTCCTTTTGTTGTGTTATGGGGCATCTTTATACTAAGAGGCCAAATGATGGAAATGTCAAAGTATGTGATAAAGTGGGACAAAGTTTTTGCTGTCTAAATCATCAAATCAGTCTGTCAGAACAATCTTAACGCTGTTTTTGCTCTCACCCCAAcataattcaaactcaaaaaGCCAGTTTGCTCTAATGTTTGCAAACATATGGCTTTAAGGTACATCTAAAACATTAGTTCTTTCAAACGGCTATTCCATGTATcaggagctgttttttttttttgtttataggCCTGTAAAAAGTTGTGCACTATTAAGGACAGAGCCTCATTGTACAAGTGGCAGAAATACCAATTCCTCCACTAatagcagctttaattaaaGTGAATGTAATGTAACCACTCTACAGATTGCAAcaaaccacaaccacaacattTGAGAACTAGTCTGGTTGCTACGAGCCACTTCGTGCCTGCTCTTTGGGAGTTTGTCTGAAGTAGCCTGTTTCTGGACGCTAAATGTGGGACATCTTGTCTTGACTGTATTTAGGTTTAGCAGTGCTTCACTGATGTTTAATATAACATACCAATGTTTAGCAAGGATAATGTTTACCTAGTTCGTCATCTAAGTTTGTCAGCACGCTAATGTTAGATGATGCTAATGTCATGGTAAAGCCACAGAAAAatctctggggaacatgaatgtagAAAATATCATGACATCTTATAGTCTGGACCAAAGCGGGGCTCTGACCTGCTGTGCCTCGAGCCAGGATGCTAGCATAGTTAAAAACCTGGTACGCATCAACACGTTGGAATGTACTGAACATCACAACTCTGTTCACATAACCTCATGCTCCTGCTTGTTTATTACCAACAGCTGGACGGCACACTGGAATCAAACAAGCCTGAAATGACACAATCACTTCTTTTGCTCACATGCGAGTCACTGACTCGCTGAAGAGGAGAATGACTGGATTATATACTACACCAAATATAGATCGTTAACTCTGACTTCCAGCTATCTGAAGCTATTTTCGAAGCTGGAAAAAATCTCCACCAAGACTAATTTCCATCCTCAGGCCCTATCTGGTGGCTTATTTATACCAGGAGGCATGCCCTGTGGCCAGGCCACAGAGTAACAGTGAAGTCATCGTGAAGTCAAGTGAACGTCTTCATGAATCCACCATAAGTCAGTGTGAGCTGTGTTAAAGCCTGCAACAGCGAGGGGTTAGCCACTGTCTCATTTCTATGCTGTGGTGTGTGGACTCTTACTGTGCTCTGGACTCTGAAGTCTGACAGGGACGCCATCAGTTTGTCCAACTCCAGCGTGGCTGATGTCGCTGACGGCTTCGCAGAGCTAGAACACAAAAGacaattcaaatgttttaataaacacACCCAAACATACCAAAAATAAGCCCACACCATATGGAGAAAGGAAACTAATAAAATCTTTGGAGCTCACTTCATCAGGGAATTCATTGTCTTCTATCATTACTTAATTGTATGTTATCTCATGACTATGTCAATGATTTCATTTTGACTAAACTGATTACATTGGGTACCTGGAAGAGGATGTTGTGGCTTTATCCTTAATCTTGTCCCTCTCATCTTTCTTAGAAGAAGGAAACTGAGCCAGGATCTCAtctgaggacaaaaacaaggaCATATATAAGAAAGTTCGGGGATATTAAAACATATACacagacatcacatcacaccacCAACCTGTGATGTTGAACTGGGTGGCGTTGAGCTCCTGTAACAGATGGTCCAGTTCGCTCAGACCTCCTCCCagcagcgaggaggaggagaaggccgGTGGAGGATCTGCCGTGCGGGGAGAGCGCGGTTTACACACTGTGCTGTAAGAAATACAAGACCGATTAGGCAACATCCTGTCACTGATGTGGTTAGCTTCATCATGGTCTTTATGTCATGAATCACAGGGGACTCTGTCCATTCAGAAATTAGTCACATGGCAGCAGAGTATTCTTATTTGTCCGTAACAGTGGTTTCATGtcgacacacacagtcattgacaaaatgaaacacataGTTATTTATAATTTCTAGAGAATGTGGATCCACTCTAGCTTCGGGATAATATTACTCATTATGCTGAATGGACCATTTTATGGaataataattgtaattatTGATGTATTCATACTTTAgtactttaatgttgcagcttgTAAAGGTCGAGCTCTAtataattattttcaaaatCGATTAAACTGCcgattattttcacattcaatCGATtagtttagtctataaaatgtgaaaaaaatgtataaaatgctcatcacagtttcacagagcctgaagtgacgtcttcaaattgcttcttttgttcaaccaacagtccaaaacacaaaaactctcCATACACAATCataaataagaaagaaaagcagcaaatcctcacatttaagaagataAAACCAGAATATGTTTGACATTATTACTTGAGAAATGactttaatgattaatcgattagcaaatgtaatttgcaaatgtattgCATGCAGATGATACTTGATACTTTATTGTAAAATTAAAGAGGGAGTTACCTGTATAATTTGTCTGGAGTGGAGTTCTGGGTAGATTTCATTGCAGCAGAAACAGTCtgagagacaaaacaaatgcacagtCAATTAACAGTTTCATTGAACGAGATGGTACTCAAGTTGGTCTGAATCCATCCCCGGCAGTGAATCGTCTACCTGTTGCGGGGTGTAGGCGGGTGGCGGCGGCCGGCCTTCGGTGGTCTCCTCGGGGGGAGCGTCGGCATTTTGTGGGGGCTCAGAGGTGAGCAGGACGGGACAGCGAGCTAGAGGAGAGCCGGTGTTCTCCAGATCAGCGAGGAGGGCATCTGTAGCAGAGAGGCGGGTAAGGAATAAAGTGaataagagggagagagaagttATATAACACATAGCTGCATGAATGTGATGGAAGTTTGGTTAGATTTACAATTTATTTAGCTTTTCGATGAGAATTAAAGATAGTTAGCTTCCCCAGAATGTATCTTTTTATCTTTGTGACTTTCCCTGATGGtgtgatcagtttgtttatgaaGCATCAAAGGAGAATAGGAAGAGAAATGAGTTAAGAAACAGATTTAAGGACGATGCAGTGCCAGTGACAGAACATATGATGTTTAGACGAGGTTAATCAGACAGAATGAAACACGTGccaacacatgcacagacagtTACGTACCAAACACAACAATACGAGGACTGAGAGGGTAGTTAGGTGGCTCAGGCACTCCtaaggagacacagagagccTGTGTGACCgacacagcagcaacaacatcgAACTGGCACAGAGATAATCCATGAACACAGTGAAGTTAttagagacacacaaacatttctgcattcatATCCAAGGCATGCCAGCATGGaaaggaagcagaggaggaagagtgttTGGCAACTGATATCAAAATCCACTCCTCCAGCTGCCCCCACTTttccctcacacactcactccatgCTGAAGTGGAAGCTGTCCAGAAACTAAACTGGCTCAAGAGTTAGGTTTGTCGCTGCATGACATCATTCTGTGCAGACCATGTACGTGCAGAGTTTGTAAGAAGTGGACTGAACATGAGTAATCATAGACTCAGACGTCGTAGAGGAGAGACTGCTGTCTGACGCCGACTTAACCTATCACACTGCTGATACCACACCAAGCATTTATTTAGGGATTCCCAGCCGTTTAGCGCCTGATGATCCACTACAGCCCCATCAGATGGGCAGAAGTACCCCTTCATCAACACCACCCTTGATTTTTAAACTGGATATGGTTTAACAGTTAAAAAGACTTCTCCTACTTCGCTCCCTGGTCTTGGAATATTACACAGAACTGCTTCTGACCTGTAGTCCACCATTATGTCAGGTTGGGCCCtcaaagagaaaaagtttgggcactgACTTGAAGTGACAATCCAGTGATTTAGTATTGCACTTCTTAAAAGTTGTGAGAGCTATGAGAGACACGTCAATACAACAAAGGCTAATATATTCTGGCCTTTGGTCCCTAGAAACCCCGGATCATTTCCCATGATGAAACTCATTAGCATCTGTCTATCTTCCTAATAAAGCTTGATTCATATAAACTTAATGCAGCGTCTGTAATAACATTTTAGTTGCTTAAACCAAGCTGAAataactgatgacatcactatgaagaaatgtaaataaataaatgaagctgCGTTCACATCATTTGATGGAAGAGATGAGAAGATTCCGATGTTGAAGAATCATCAAGACGGTTGTTTGCGTGAGGGTTCAAATACAGTTCACTGACAACACTAACACCGTTATCTTAATCGGATTTTAATTACATCGGCTGATGTGAGGCGTCCACATTTGACTCTCCTTCAGGCTCTTTTGCCAAGTCAGATACTGCacataaagaataaaaagttGGAAACGAAATTCCAAGAACTCCAATATGATGTCACAACTGCATAagagagccacagaggacattATACAACTAGGCTGAATGGTAATCCTCGTGACTAATCAAATTATCTTTATGGGTGAAATTGCTGGAGGGCCCCATCAATTACATCAGCAATGGAACAAGTGAAAAGTGTCTAAAAACAAgtctcatttatttaataacaaCAATGAATAATCACCCTTAAAACTGCAGAAATGTCCTCCAGGCACAAGAAACTCTGGTTGGGTGTCGCTGATCTACTGTAGATCCTTTTAAAGGAGACCCACAGTATTACACTTTTTCggtttcttcctttccttctgtGTTATATAGTATTTaggtttttgtgcatgtaaaagatcttcagagttaaaaaggtcaaagtccgcaacgacagaagctcctctctcccacagaaaaccctgctcctgaaacgcctcgtcagtagtcccgcctttaattttttgactttatgacatcacactacgtcaccatgtcacacatttgcataatttatgcctagctgCTAGTTTGGTATGTAAGAACTGATTAAGCACACCTGCTCTTTTGTTGTCAGCGGggctggctcaggcgtgtgtgagctgaccaatcagaggagagtgggggccttaaagagacaggagctgaaacagagcgtttcagggggaattcagagctgcagcaccagacagtatgagaaaactaaTCCACTTTTAGCATGTAAATCTATTAAAGTAGTAAACCaaactaaaattatgaacctgaaaatgagcataatgtctcctttaagatcATAATGAGTCATAAAACCAGGTTCAGACAAACAGGACAATAGAGAGAGGATCTGTGGACTGGAGTGGAGAGGTTTTAATAAGGTGCTGCCCCTCGTTAAAAAAGCTTTAATTATAATCATGTGCTCCAGATGTCATCACTCCAGACAAACCAGGTAACTTTGCTGTGGTTTATGAGTTTTGGTAACATGGAGCAGCACGGGGAACGTCTCGCCACAAGGTACTGGAGCTATAGATGTTTAAATTTCTATTTCTTTGAGCACGATACAGAATTCTTGTCCATGTTGTCAAGTTCATTCTCGACCCTGGAAACGGCAGTTCTGACCACCAAACGGTCCATTTAGTTCTATTTATTCCATGTAGAACAGCTACTTAATGGACCTTGTGGTGAGTTTTCTAATCTGCCTCAGATTCTCACAACCTGGCAGCGTTTGTAAACTGATATCACAGATGTTAATTCAAACTAATTTGTTCTGCCTCAGGCCATCGCTGTGGTCACTTCTGCCCCCAGATGATTCACACTTCTGGTACGGCCATGTGGTGAGAATCTTGTGCATATACTACttgccctcctcctccctgctgtgtgtctgtctcttacacacacacacacacacacacacacacacacacacacacacacacacacatacccttACGGACTAAACTGCTCATATAAGGAGCTGAACTTCTCTCAATGGGAATTATGACCATATTTAGAGCTGCCTGACGACTTGTTTGTCTTGGCCGAAAGCTTCTCTAACAAGTGGTCTCTCTCAACTAAAAGCCTCGCCAGATCCAATACATAAACTTACAACATTGTTGGACAACAGCATAAACCGAGTGTCCCGAACATGGCCACTGCCTGACTAAAAACACTCACCCCGTCACCCAGTAACTGGGTCTCACTGTGTGCAATCCGATCCAGATGTGCCCAGATGTGCCTGGCTACATATAGCCATTCCTTCCAGCATTACTTGAAACGCATAAATCCCTCAATTCTGAAGTGGacttcatgtaaaaaaaacttaaaggCAGCTGAGGCAGAAAGGCCTTTCTATTTTCATTGGACTCTGTGGCTTTTTGAAACAGCAGCGTGGCCCTGGGCTATTTCAGGGCCTTTCCGACACAGTTATTCCAAACACAAAGAGTCCGCTTCTCATAATGTTTCTTCTGAGAAAGAGAAGACATCTTCTTTTGACATCTTTAtcaagagaaaagagacagaacaggGCACGCTCCCTctttaaaatggaaaacactCTGTTGCACATCATGTGGCCTCCCTCCATCCCCCTGACTTGTTAATGTTGACGGATGAGGAAAGCCCGCTGTAAATCTAATTTACAAAGAATTTATTGAATTTGCAGGGCAGGCACGAAACACTCTACAGCGGTCTGACACGGACAGAGTTATTAAGTGGCAGCtggtgtgttacctgtgtgagcATTTCCTGTTTGCTTTGAAATTTAAATacaattctgcaaaaaaaaaaatacaatctgAGAGGATGTAAGCACAATGTGAAGAGGATTATAATGTAACATAGAGTGACCTATGAGAAAAAAGCCCTTATTCAATGGAAGTGTTGGCCACTCACTGCTTTATAATATAAAATCTGTTAAACCTCCTTTACACTACAGCCTCAGACATGTCCTTGTGGACAAAGAAAGATAATTCTGCTCCACTATGATTTCCCAGAATGTGCAGGGAGCTTATTTCCTCTGTTTGGGCACACCACCCCTTCCCCAAAAAGATCCCCTCCAGATATCCCAGCATGTAGTTACAACCCTTCAAACGAAGCACAGCACTAATACTCACCCAGGTCGTCCATGATATGATCTCAGCCGAGTGTTTCCCTCTTCGTGTGACACAAACCGGACGCGGACAGCATTAATAAGCAGTGATGGACGCGTAGCAAAGCCCGCAAGACAAGACTATTGTCTGCGTCGCCCCTGAATAACTTCTTGGACACCGTTATCCGccaagagaggaggaggaggaggaggaggaaggggaggaagaggaggaggaggaggaggagggcgtcCCGTTTCTTTTTCCTACAcggctctccctctcttcctgtgtAGTGCCTACCAGGAGCTCAGACTGGAGAAGGCGTAGTTAAATAAATGTGGTTACAAACCCGCATTCCCCGGACACACGACGTCATCCTGGACATTCCTAGTCCAAATATGGCAGACAGAATTAGGCGTTTAGCGCGCGAGCGGCACGGACAGCGGCCGCACGCGCTGCTGCGACGACGCGTATCGATGACAAAAGATATTGGAGAATCGATTAACCGGCGTGACCTTCACAGTAAACACAAGACAAGGATGAAAGTGACCTCCctccatttttatgttttaaagagGAGGCTGTAAAGAGACCATGTGGATGTCTTTACCATGGAAACTGTTACactaactttttaaaaatattacttttttttttctaaatccaATAAACTTTCTGATTTAATGAagcttggagaaaaaaaacctgtagatttagttattttaatttatttaactgtACTATTATACATTTCTTTACAGAAATAATTAATTTCCATTCCATGGTAAgattaaaggataggttcactgtttttttcaagtgtcttaaagggtaacttcaccaattttttacattaaagtgtgtttacaggtcttggagagcACTACTGCATCTGCGTCTGAATAAAGTAGTATAAGGACACGGATCTACATAGCGTGAAGTGCTGGCTGTGCACTCAGGAGCGCTGAGATGAAGCgttgacagagaaaaaaacgcTGCACATGCTTCTTGTCTCTAATAACAATATCTTGAGAACCGCCGCTGTATGATCGACACAGCCCCTTTGCAGTTtactatctgtttgttttttatttgacatccaGACATCAGAGCAAGGAGGATGAGGGTGCATGACATGATAAGTAGGCGACAAAAAACAGTGAATATTATCGCCTAGgccagggaaagaaaaagaccaACAGTGACGTCATCTGCGCCGTTCGCGCTCGGAGCACCGGCACAAAAAAGGCAGAGCTCTTGGAAAAAAAGATGCCTTTTCTCTGGGCGGCCGCCTCGAGTAGACGCCCGCTCCTCATTGAGAAAAATGACATTGGTGCTCAGAAAAAAACGCTATGTGTACACGGGCCCTAAAGTCTTTTGTGGTGCTGTGgagtggctaaattgcattgtgggtaatgtaggcaccaggttttgaaataaaacagcaatGCGTGAAATAAGAAAGGCGATCCCTGTTTCTGATGCATcagttttaatcatttatttttcaactgtCCATTCCTGACCAGTGAACTGCTTTTCAAAagctggtgcctacattacccacaatgcaactttgccaCAGTGCTacatcactggaagcaatttACCAgatttatactacttttttcacatatgcagtagtactccccaagacctgtaatcACTCAGTATCCGGGGTTTTCTGTATGTCAGTTAGTTTGAGGAAACTTGTTGAAACTTCAACTAGTAAAATGCACCTTGTAAGCAAATTATGAATCATTTTAACAGTCGACCAGATTACACAATGATGCAGGACGAAGtactctctgtttttcattcataaacaaactgaccttaaaaggacaacacaacttcatactgtttcactttgtttatatttggcggaccctgccacctttctagcttcaaatggtgttctggggaccttattttcctgagaacagcttgtttattcggttcaaatattattacattgtattattacatcattaatattataaatattaaaattctcagtttgaaaCTAAATAGGGCCCCTTTAAGTTTTGGTTTAACTGTGAGTACTGACTCAATGTCACACTGTATTGGGACCTCAAATATAACAGGGCCATAAATGCCTAACTTAACACTCAATGTTTCAATTCTATAATCTTCATTAAATGTTGACACAAACACGTTTCAAATAAAAGTCAGCCAgcagtgtaaaaaacaaaacaggaaaaacgtTTAATTAAGCAAGCTCACAGTTACAGGCTATGTTTGTGTGATTAGGGGGAAGGTGCCACATTGATGTTGGTGACATGTGGTGGTGTatgcattttcaaaaaaaactTAAGTTGTAACAACAGAAAACTCTCCtgctgtgtgtacagtatgccACAGACAGAATGTCCTTTGACCAGAAATACGTCCCTCTGTTGTCAAAGAGGTAACTGCCTTTGGTCTCTCAGTGCATGAAACATACAGCAAAAGAACTGACAAGTGAAACATACTGAGAAAacaatatgacaaaaaaaaaaaaaaaaaactaactaaaaataattattataaagaCTTTCTTTCCTGGTATGAAATCAGATCAGACATGTACAACACAACTGGGAGAATCACACCAAGGAAACTTATCAGCTGAaggtttttctgtttctgtgaaaataaagcttttgttttttttttaacttattcaTGCAGTTTGCCGATTCAGACACTGGACTCCTTACCTACGCGTGTTACTTCTAGAGCACTGTGACACACAACTACGTCTTCACCTTTTCCaaaatattaatgataataattataataactcacacacacgcatgtacaCAATCATACTCTCCAAACCAACTTCTTCACCCAGAAAGTTAGAGCCAGTCGGTGCTTAAGAGCAAAGTCAAGGAGCGGAACTGCATGTGATGTGGAAATCAtagagttaaaaaaacaaacaaaaaaaacaacttgtgaaGCAAATTTGGGAGGGATGTTGGGATGATAGCATGAAGGGAACATGGATAGGCTCGGTTACCTATAATGTCCCAATCCATCAATTTAAATTATATTACATATCCTCCACCCCGTTACTTCTCCGCTGCAGTTAATCCACACACACCCAACTCCCATCCTTCTCGCCGTTGCTCGTTTCCTCTCCCCGTCATCACTGCACGGCCTGTTCGTTGGCAGTGCTACCAGAGTCCTGAGGCTTCATCACATCGGGGAGTTCCGGGGGGCTAGAGAAGGCCTCGACGTGCAGCTGTTCGAACATCTCGTCTGGAGGGCAGAGGAGACGGGGACACATTAGCTCTGTTGTGACAGGGTGGAGTTGCATGTGGCTACATCAGCCGTGTCAcaaagctgctgcagtgaaCGCAGGCTGCTGCAAGTCTTTCTAGGCTGATTTACCAAAGAGTGAAAATAAGAGCCACTCTGGTTATTGTGCTTTGTAAAGATGCAAAAGGAATCCCTGCAACAGTTTGTCCTATTCAAACCTAATTTCAAGAGATTT
It includes:
- the LOC141016140 gene encoding transforming growth factor beta-1-induced transcript 1 protein-like isoform X2, whose translation is MDDLDALLADLENTGSPLARCPVLLTSEPPQNADAPPEETTEGRPPPPAYTPQQTVSAAMKSTQNSTPDKLYSTVCKPRSPRTADPPPAFSSSSLLGGGLSELDHLLQELNATQFNITDEILAQFPSSKKDERDKIKDKATTSSSSSAKPSATSATLELDKLMASLSDFRVQSTPAAPVTPVVTAPQQPAAPPAQTSSGGSLDSMLGLLQSDLSRQGVQTSSKGNCSACQKPVVGQVVTALGKVWHPEHFVCSECETELGSRNFFEKDGRPYCESDYFTLFSPHCAQCNKPILNKMVTALDKNWHPECFCCVKCSRAFGEEGFHDREGQQYCQQCFLTLFASRCQGCSQPILENYISALNSLWHPQCFVCRECYSPFVNGSFFEHEGKPLCEAHYHQSRGSMCQACQQPILGRCVTAMGAKFHPHHLVCHFCLKPLSKGCFKEQENKPYCHPCFIKLFG
- the LOC141016140 gene encoding transforming growth factor beta-1-induced transcript 1 protein-like isoform X1 — its product is MDDLGVPEPPNYPLSPRIVVFDALLADLENTGSPLARCPVLLTSEPPQNADAPPEETTEGRPPPPAYTPQQTVSAAMKSTQNSTPDKLYSTVCKPRSPRTADPPPAFSSSSLLGGGLSELDHLLQELNATQFNITDEILAQFPSSKKDERDKIKDKATTSSSSSAKPSATSATLELDKLMASLSDFRVQSTPAAPVTPVVTAPQQPAAPPAQTSSGGSLDSMLGLLQSDLSRQGVQTSSKGNCSACQKPVVGQVVTALGKVWHPEHFVCSECETELGSRNFFEKDGRPYCESDYFTLFSPHCAQCNKPILNKMVTALDKNWHPECFCCVKCSRAFGEEGFHDREGQQYCQQCFLTLFASRCQGCSQPILENYISALNSLWHPQCFVCRECYSPFVNGSFFEHEGKPLCEAHYHQSRGSMCQACQQPILGRCVTAMGAKFHPHHLVCHFCLKPLSKGCFKEQENKPYCHPCFIKLFG